CAATAGGCGAGGGTGTTGCCCAGGTCCATCAGCGGGTCGCCGAGGGTGGTCAGTTCCCAGTCCAGCACGCCGATGATCTGCATCGGGTTGTGCGGGTCGAGGATCACATTATCGAAGCGGTAGTCGTTGTGCACGATGCTGGACGTGGCGTGGTCGGCTGGCATCTTGTCATTGAGCCAGGCGCGCACCACCTCCCATTTTGGCGCGTCGGGGGTCAGGGCTTTTTCGTAGCGGTCGCTCCAGCCACGGATCTGGCGCGCTACATAGCCTTCGGGTTTGCCCAGGTCGGCCAGGCCACAGGCGGTGTAGTCGACCTGGTGCAGTTCGACGAACTTGTCGATGAAGCTTTTGCACAATGCTTCGGTCTTGGTCGCGTCCAGCCCCAATTCGGCTGGCAGGTCTGAGCGCAGGATGATGCCGTTGACGCGCTCCATCACGTAGAACTCGGCGCCGATCACCGACTCATCGGTGCAATGCACGTAGGCTTTGGGGCAATAGGGGAAGCCGTCTTTAAGCTGGTTGAGAATGCGGTATTCGCGGCCCATGTCATGGGCGGACTTGGCCTTGTGGCCAAAGGGCGGGCGGCGCAGCACGAATTCCTGGCCGGGGTATTCGAGCAAGTAGGTCAGGTTGGACGCGCCGCCGGGAAACTGGCTGATCGTGGGCATGCCGCTCAGGCCCGGGATATGGGCCTTGAGGTAGGGATCGATCAGGCTGGCATCAAGTTCTTCGCCTGGGCGAATCTGGGTCGATTGGTCGTTCAGTGCCATGCTTATCCCTTCTGCTTATTCTAAAGGCCTTGGACTATTTCCTAATCTAATGCGCGCAGCCGCCCAGCGACAAGGTCGGGGCGGCTTAATAGGTTAGCGTGTTGGCGCAGGATCAGCGTGCCTGATCGGTCACTTTACGGGCGCGGGCAAGAGTACCGGGGTGAGCACCGGTCGGCCGGCGAAGTACTCCACCAGATTGTCAGCCACCCGTTGCACGGTGTCATGGGCGGCTTCCGGCGACAGGCCCGCCACATGGGAGGTGAGCACGGTATTGTTCAGGTGCTTGAGGGCGTCGGGCACCTTGGGTTCGTCATCGAATACATCCAGCGCCGCACCGCCGATACGGCGCTGTTCAAGGGCGGTGATCAGGTCGGCGGTGACCACCACGCTGCCACGGCCGATATTGACCAGGTAGCCATTGGGCCCCAGGGCATCCAGGGCGAGACGATCAATCAGGTGGCGGGTGCTCGGGCCGCCGGGTGTGGCCAGGATCAGGAAGTCCGACGAGCGCGCCAGCTCCACGGCGGTGGCGCAGTAGGTGTAGTCCACATCATCACGGGGTTGGCGGTTGTGATAGCTCACCTCCATGCCGAACCCGAGGGAGGCGCGCTTGGCGATTTCCAGGCCCACGGCGCCTAACCCCAGAATGCCTAACTGCTTGCCGCCCAGGGAGGGGCGCATGACCTTGGGCCACTCGCCGCGCCGCACGGCGGCATCGGTCTGCGGGATGCCGCGTACCAGTGAGAGCAGCAGCGCCATGGCGTGGTCCGCCACCGACGGGGCGTTCACCCCGGCGCCGTTGGTCACCACTATCGCGCGATTGCTCGCCGCTTGCAGGTCCACATGCTCGTATCCGGCGCCGATCACACAGATGATTTCCAGCAGCGGCAGCGCGGCGATTTCCTCAGCGTATAAGCCTAGCGGGCCACGGGTCAGCACGGCCTTGATCTGGCCGCCATGAGCCTTGATGGCCTGGGCGCGTTCGGTGGGGGTCGGCGCCAGAATCACATGAAAGTCGTTGCTTTCGATGATGGGCAGGTAGTCGTTGATGGTTTCAACCAGGACCAGAACAGTGGTGGTCATCGGACGGCTCTTCCTTGTGGGTTGGAGGGCCTCAGTATGCGGGATTTGTAGGCTGGATCGTTTTGTGGGTGTGGAAAAAATTCAAGCGTTGTCAGGGCGCCTCTGAATTTATGGTCTTGCGTGGCGGTGTGGAATCGGAGCGATAGGGCTGGATGCCAAATGTCGACTTCATGCAATAAACAAAGTTGATTGGTTAAGTGTGTTGTATCAGATAATTCCTACTTAAATTTCCTATATTAAACGCAATTAAATCACTTCTAGCTATTTTTCTGAGTAATTGTTTCAAGGTGTGCGTGGGTATTGAGAGCATTTTTCGTTAGGCCTATATTTCGTTCGCTCATCTTGTAAGTATCCGAGCGGAGCGAAACAACCCTGTAGAAAACACTTAACTAAACGAAACAGGATTTCCCCATGAAAAAACGCCCTGTTATTTTTGCAAGTGTATTACTTGCTGGACTGCTGACCTCGCTTGGCAGTCATGCACGCGCGATAGACGCCCAGTCCGATATT
The genomic region above belongs to Pseudomonas sp. S35 and contains:
- a CDS encoding 2-hydroxyacid dehydrogenase is translated as MTTTVLVLVETINDYLPIIESNDFHVILAPTPTERAQAIKAHGGQIKAVLTRGPLGLYAEEIAALPLLEIICVIGAGYEHVDLQAASNRAIVVTNGAGVNAPSVADHAMALLLSLVRGIPQTDAAVRRGEWPKVMRPSLGGKQLGILGLGAVGLEIAKRASLGFGMEVSYHNRQPRDDVDYTYCATAVELARSSDFLILATPGGPSTRHLIDRLALDALGPNGYLVNIGRGSVVVTADLITALEQRRIGGAALDVFDDEPKVPDALKHLNNTVLTSHVAGLSPEAAHDTVQRVADNLVEYFAGRPVLTPVLLPAPVK
- a CDS encoding phosphotransferase family protein, whose product is MALNDQSTQIRPGEELDASLIDPYLKAHIPGLSGMPTISQFPGGASNLTYLLEYPGQEFVLRRPPFGHKAKSAHDMGREYRILNQLKDGFPYCPKAYVHCTDESVIGAEFYVMERVNGIILRSDLPAELGLDATKTEALCKSFIDKFVELHQVDYTACGLADLGKPEGYVARQIRGWSDRYEKALTPDAPKWEVVRAWLNDKMPADHATSSIVHNDYRFDNVILDPHNPMQIIGVLDWELTTLGDPLMDLGNTLAYWIEAADPAPVQLMRRQPSNAPGMLTRREFVDYYAERSGIQIDNFDFYYTYGLFRLAGIVQQIYYRFFHGQTQDKRFAQFIQMNKLLEQMSLNVIGKSAL